In one Candidatus Methylomirabilota bacterium genomic region, the following are encoded:
- a CDS encoding branched-chain amino acid ABC transporter permease gives MLSLDLLANAVVAGILLGGFYAAVSLGVSIAFGLLDIVNIAHPVFVMLGAYAAYVTNTAFGLDPIVAGVVFTPVFYGIGVVVYRVYYVSFEKKGQESLRGLVFFFGVLFIVEVGLTLKYGVDYRLVEAAYIGESLQIGPVGIAFRLLVPGVVAVLLTLALYLYLGKTFVGRAIQAVSQDSLALRLVGADPVKVKRVAFGLAIATASLAGALLIMIGPVEPSMNREYIGRVFAVAVLGGMGSVGGTLVAAVILGVAESLTSTFFGPSWSVAVSFGLLLLVLAVRPAGLFGR, from the coding sequence GTGCTGAGCCTCGACCTGCTCGCGAACGCCGTCGTCGCCGGGATCCTCCTCGGCGGCTTCTACGCGGCGGTCAGCCTCGGCGTGTCCATCGCCTTCGGGCTGCTCGACATCGTCAACATCGCGCATCCGGTCTTCGTCATGCTCGGCGCGTACGCGGCGTACGTCACGAACACCGCGTTCGGCCTCGACCCCATCGTCGCGGGCGTCGTCTTCACCCCCGTCTTCTACGGGATCGGCGTGGTCGTCTACCGCGTCTACTACGTGAGCTTCGAGAAGAAGGGACAGGAGTCGCTGCGCGGCCTCGTCTTCTTCTTCGGCGTGCTCTTCATCGTCGAGGTCGGTCTGACGCTGAAGTACGGCGTGGACTATCGGCTCGTCGAGGCGGCGTACATCGGCGAGAGCCTGCAGATCGGACCGGTCGGCATCGCGTTCCGCCTCCTCGTGCCGGGCGTCGTCGCCGTGTTGCTCACGCTCGCGCTCTACCTGTACCTGGGGAAGACCTTCGTGGGGCGCGCGATCCAGGCCGTCTCGCAGGACAGCCTCGCGCTCCGGCTGGTCGGCGCCGATCCCGTGAAGGTCAAGCGGGTCGCCTTCGGGCTGGCGATCGCCACGGCGAGCCTCGCCGGCGCGCTGCTCATCATGATCGGGCCCGTCGAGCCCTCGATGAACCGCGAGTACATCGGGCGCGTGTTCGCCGTCGCGGTCCTCGGCGGCATGGGCAGCGTCGGCGGGACCCTCGTGGCGGCGGTGATCCTCGGCGTCGCCGAGAGCCTGACGTCCACGTTCTTCGGCCCGTCGTGGTCGGTCGCGGTCTCGTTCGGCCTGCTGCTGCTCGTGCTGGCGGTCCGGCCGGCGGGATTGTTCGGGAGGTAG